A region of the Acidobacteriota bacterium genome:
CCGAGGCGGGACGCGGACACACGCCAATCGGCACGCGAGCCGGCCTGCGCCACGCGAAGCGACTGCGGTACAATGGGACAGAGGTAAACAATGGCTCTCAACTACCACGACAGAATCGAGCGGAGTCCACGTGTCGCCGGAGGGGAAGCCGTCGTCAAAGGTACCAGGGTGCCACTCCGCACCGTCCTCGCGAGCCTGGCCGAGGGCGCGACTGTTGACGAGATCCTGAAGGACTTTCCGACGCTCACAGAGCAGGACGTCCGTGCGGCTATCGCCTTCGCTGCCGCGTCTGCGCAAGAGGATCTGCCCGTCGCCGAGGCCCACGTGCGATGAGGATCAAGCTTGACGAGAATCTGCCCACTCGACTCGTTTCGGTGCTTGCTGAACTGGGGCACGACATCGACACCGTGCCAGCTGAACGCATCGCCGGGAGAAACGACGCCGTCGTGTGGCAAGCCGCCCAAGCAGGCCAACG
Encoded here:
- a CDS encoding DUF433 domain-containing protein; protein product: MALNYHDRIERSPRVAGGEAVVKGTRVPLRTVLASLAEGATVDEILKDFPTLTEQDVRAAIAFAAASAQEDLPVAEAHVR